A region from the Vicia villosa cultivar HV-30 ecotype Madison, WI linkage group LG3, Vvil1.0, whole genome shotgun sequence genome encodes:
- the LOC131659646 gene encoding uncharacterized protein LOC131659646 — translation MASESSSISVTSQNHGNSSKTKNLVDMMENEQGQSSKSDSNMPIDFVKLSKEDSVDASKVQEHNFFSPIQVGGSSSHSPNADNEKKKEKTTGEKNSASKTSYPCNFCNREYPTLQALGGHQNAHKTERALQMQREQRYGALGLGQTHLNPYFHYPSALSSPYGSLGVRMSSMIQKPSFYFSPMVTPNKFAYGRGCVCFQETLNPSLVNLRNNMEGSSRVGIIGLGGATSSRVENDANNKIASFLKLGESSKDVATSSNSIIEKNFFVDAAPVKDEIYQPEFQDEIETEDEPSDSESSGLDLSLKL, via the coding sequence ATGGCATCCGAATCCTCTAGCATCTCAGTCACTTCACAAAATCATGGTAATTCTTCCAAAACAAAAAACCTGGTGGACATGATGGAGAATGAGCAAGGTCAGTCTTCAAAATCCGATTCCAACATGCCTATTGATTTTGTGAAGCTATCGAAAGAGGATTCCGTTGACGCGTCAAAGGTGCAAGAACACAATTTTTTTAGCCCTATTCAAGTTGGTGGTTCGTCGTCTCATTCTCCTAATGCTgacaatgaaaagaaaaaagagaaaaccaCCGGAGAGAAGAATTCGGCGTCAAAGACGTCTTATCCATGCAACTTTTGCAATAGAGAATATCCTACGTTACAGGCATTAGGAGGGCACCAGAACGCCCATAAAACGGAACGTGCTTTACAAATGCAGCGCGAACAAAGGTATGGTGCTTTAGGGTTAGGGCAAACTCACTTGAACCCTTATTTTCATTATCCTAGTGCTCTTTCTTCACCTTATGGATCACTTGGGGTTAGAATGAGTTCAATGATTCAAAAACCATCTTTTTATTTTAGCCCTATGGTTACACCAAATAAATTCGCATATGGACGTGGTTGTGTGTGTTTCCAAGAGACATTAAACCCATCCCTTGTTAATTTGAGAAACAATATGGAAGGTAGTAGCAGGGTTGGAATTATAGGTCTTGGTGGTGCAACTTCTTCTAGGGTTGAAAATGATGCAAATAATAAAATTGCTTCTTTTCTAAAACTTGGAGAGTCTTCTAAAGATGTTGCCACAAGCTCAAACTCAATCatagagaagaatttttttgtggATGCTGCTCCTGTCAAAGATGAAATTTATCAACCAGAGTTCCAAGATGAAATTGAAACTGAAGATGAACCTTCCGATTCTGAATCTTCTGGGCTTGATTTGTCACTTAAGCTTTGA
- the LOC131659647 gene encoding uncharacterized mitochondrial protein AtMg01250-like yields the protein MGFGKKWLNWMDSCVFTSHMSVLVNGSVTKDFKVQRGLRQGDPISPFLFVLAMEGLTALTKKSVEVGDFMTFKYGLEDYVDILQFADDTIIIGEPTCDNLWSMKVLLRGFELVSGLKINFHKSNFFGVHICDWLLNSATSFLSCKKGSFPFKFLGIWISDCGRRKRVWKDVVDNIKSRLSRWKGRNISIGGRVTLITSVLNAIPIFTLSF from the coding sequence ATGGGGTTTGGAAAGAAGTGGTTGAATTGGATGGATTCTTGTGTTTTTACTAGTCATATGTCCGTCTTGGTAAATGGTAGTGTCACTAAAGATTTCAAAGTCCAAAGAGGTTTACGCCAAGGCGATCCTAtttcaccctttctttttgttcttGCTATGGAAGGCTTAACCGCTCTCACTAAAAAGTCGGTGGAAGTGGGAGACTTTATGACTTTCAAATATGGTTTAGAAGACTATGTGGacatccttcaatttgcggatgacaccatCATCATCGGTGAACCAACTTGTGACAATTTATGGAGCATGAAGGTGTTGTTAAGGGGTTTTGAACTTGTGTCCGGTTTGAAAATCAATTTCCACAAAAGCAACTTTTTTGGAGTTCACATTTGTGATTGGCTTCTAAATTCGGCTACTAGCTTTCTCTCTTGCAAAAAAGGAAGTTTTCCCTTTAAATTCTTAGGAATTTGGATTAGTGATTGCGGTAGGAGAAAGAGGGTGTGGAAGGATGTTGTGGATAATATCAAATCAAGATTATCTAGGTGGAAGGGTAGAAACATTTCAATCGGTGGTAGGGTGACTTTAATTACTTCGGTGCTTAATGCTATTCCTATTTTCACTCTCTCTTTCTAG